One window from the genome of Betaproteobacteria bacterium encodes:
- a CDS encoding ABC transporter permease, whose amino-acid sequence MSGGVMTIVKRELVGYFVSPVAYVFLVIFLLLTGFFTFTVGNFFERGEASLVSFFTWHPWLYLFLVPAVGMRLWSEERRLGTMELLLTLPIATWQAIVGKFLASWIFLAIALALTFPVIITVNWLGDPDNGVIASGYVGSALLAGSYLAVSCMTSAMTRNQVISFILSVLILLFLILCGYNPVTDLLSRWASPQFVHVVASFSVMTHFDAFQRGILDVRDVVFFASLIGFALFTTGVIIRGLRAG is encoded by the coding sequence ATGAGCGGAGGCGTCATGACGATCGTCAAGCGCGAGCTCGTGGGTTACTTCGTCTCGCCGGTGGCCTATGTCTTCCTCGTGATCTTCCTGCTGCTGACCGGGTTCTTCACATTCACCGTCGGCAACTTCTTCGAGCGCGGCGAAGCCTCGCTGGTGTCGTTCTTCACCTGGCACCCCTGGCTGTATCTGTTCCTGGTGCCCGCCGTGGGCATGCGGCTGTGGTCGGAAGAGCGGCGGCTCGGGACGATGGAACTGCTGCTCACCCTGCCGATCGCGACCTGGCAGGCGATCGTCGGCAAGTTCCTCGCCTCGTGGATCTTCCTCGCGATCGCGCTCGCGCTCACCTTCCCGGTGATCATCACGGTCAACTGGCTGGGCGATCCGGACAACGGAGTCATCGCCTCGGGCTACGTCGGCAGCGCCCTGCTCGCGGGCTCGTACCTGGCGGTGAGCTGCATGACCTCGGCCATGACGCGCAACCAGGTGATCAGCTTCATCCTCTCGGTGCTGATCCTGCTCTTTCTCATCCTGTGCGGTTACAACCCGGTGACCGATCTGCTGTCGCGCTGGGCGAGCCCGCAATTCGTGCACGTCGTGGCCTCGTTCTCGGTCATGACCCATTTCGACGCATTCCAGCGCGGCATTCTGGACGTGCGTGACGTCGTGTTCTTCGCGTCGCTGATCGGCTTCGCGCTCTTCACCACCGGCGTCATCATCCGCGGCTTGCGCGCGGGCTAG
- a CDS encoding DUF4340 domain-containing protein — MSRKHVLVLLLLVLVIGGIGVVMFKRDIDAWSGPDKRLGERVLPKLDVSEIAQIHIKHKKDELNVVYQDGTWRVKERGGFPADPALVSELTFKAREWKVVQSEPITEAQRPRVDVAPPEAEEGASTLLEFRDKEGKVLATLYLGRKHLGKPPLQVKGFDKGQPDGRYLVTGADPKTLMVVSDPMNNVVPDAQKWISKEFAKVDRIKHLKVDSGDPATSYELSREEESGDWLLAGVRADQTNPSAAVSATNALYTLSFVDVAPDLKPAQLEKPARITAETFDGWSYTMQAAPKPGDDAHMHFTLAVTGDVKRSERKPVKDEKPEEKEKRDKEHEERFKRLEAQLAREKTFDQWVFVVDRKMLAPLLRSRSRFIEEPEKPAPGKK; from the coding sequence ATGAGTCGCAAGCACGTTCTCGTTCTGCTGCTGCTGGTGCTGGTGATCGGCGGCATCGGCGTGGTCATGTTCAAGCGCGATATCGATGCCTGGAGCGGCCCCGACAAGCGCCTGGGCGAACGCGTGCTGCCGAAGCTCGACGTGAGCGAGATCGCGCAAATCCATATCAAGCACAAGAAGGACGAGCTCAATGTCGTATACCAGGACGGCACATGGCGGGTGAAGGAGCGCGGCGGCTTCCCGGCCGACCCCGCTCTCGTCTCCGAGCTCACGTTCAAGGCACGCGAGTGGAAGGTCGTCCAGAGCGAGCCGATTACCGAGGCACAGCGTCCCCGCGTCGACGTGGCGCCGCCCGAAGCTGAAGAGGGCGCGTCCACGCTGCTCGAGTTCCGCGACAAGGAAGGCAAGGTCCTCGCCACGCTGTACCTGGGCAGGAAGCATCTGGGCAAGCCGCCGCTGCAGGTCAAAGGCTTCGACAAGGGCCAGCCCGACGGCCGCTACCTGGTGACCGGCGCCGATCCCAAGACGCTGATGGTGGTGTCCGACCCGATGAACAACGTCGTGCCCGATGCGCAGAAGTGGATCTCGAAGGAATTCGCCAAGGTCGACCGGATCAAGCACCTGAAAGTCGACAGCGGCGATCCAGCCACGAGCTATGAGCTGTCACGGGAAGAGGAATCCGGCGACTGGCTTCTGGCTGGTGTGCGCGCCGACCAGACCAATCCGTCGGCGGCGGTCAGCGCCACCAACGCGCTGTATACCCTCTCGTTCGTCGACGTCGCGCCCGATTTGAAACCGGCCCAGCTGGAAAAACCCGCTCGCATCACGGCGGAAACCTTCGACGGCTGGAGCTACACGATGCAGGCGGCGCCCAAGCCGGGCGACGATGCGCACATGCACTTCACGCTCGCCGTGACCGGTGACGTGAAGCGCAGCGAGCGCAAGCCGGTCAAGGACGAAAAGCCGGAAGAGAAGGAAAAGCGCGACAAGGAGCACGAAGAGCGCTTCAAGCGCCTGGAGGCTCAGCTTGCGCGCGAGAAGACCTTCGACCAGTGGGTATTCGTGGTCGACCGCAAGATGCTCGCGCCGCTGTTGCGCAGCCGCTCGCGCTTCATCGAAGAGCCGGAGAAGCCGGCGCCGGGGAAGAAGTAG
- a CDS encoding substrate-binding domain-containing protein: MPSEPLIAVFTKNRTNPAYAGARLGADRTAQRLGARTCHFVPEAPDDIDQQIALVAQALQARPDAFVFTPVHESAVDGAIGSIDAAGIPLVNFINRMHRGNRIAFVGSDDRALAIAVAQRLFVHLNGTGNVVVMQGTPGSITSRTRLEGFLEAAGRHPGIVIVAQCAGDYQQETAQQVTQELLARGVRIDGLLCANDVMALGAIDAMTAAGRMIPVVGVNALPEAITAIKRGMLLATVDFDATKMGRVATEAAIRHLRGERVPAQILLPVQVVDASNCAPWERPLGERECPLWEDVVASV, translated from the coding sequence ATGCCAAGCGAACCATTGATTGCGGTATTCACCAAGAACCGCACCAACCCGGCTTATGCGGGGGCTCGGCTCGGCGCCGATCGGACTGCGCAGCGGCTCGGCGCCCGGACATGCCACTTCGTGCCCGAAGCGCCGGACGACATCGACCAGCAGATCGCGCTGGTGGCACAGGCTTTGCAAGCCCGCCCGGATGCGTTCGTTTTCACCCCCGTGCATGAAAGTGCGGTGGACGGCGCAATCGGCTCGATCGATGCAGCCGGCATCCCGCTGGTGAATTTCATCAATCGCATGCACCGCGGCAATCGCATCGCCTTCGTCGGCTCGGACGACCGCGCGCTCGCGATCGCCGTGGCCCAGCGGCTGTTCGTGCATTTGAATGGCACGGGCAACGTGGTCGTCATGCAGGGCACGCCCGGCTCGATCACCAGCCGGACGCGGCTCGAAGGATTTCTCGAGGCTGCCGGCCGCCATCCCGGCATCGTCATCGTGGCGCAGTGCGCGGGCGACTATCAGCAAGAAACCGCCCAGCAGGTGACGCAGGAGCTTCTTGCGCGCGGCGTCCGGATCGACGGCCTGCTATGCGCCAACGACGTCATGGCGCTCGGGGCCATCGACGCGATGACCGCGGCCGGCCGAATGATCCCGGTGGTGGGAGTCAATGCGCTGCCGGAAGCGATCACTGCAATCAAGCGCGGGATGCTGCTCGCGACCGTGGACTTCGATGCGACCAAGATGGGCCGCGTCGCGACCGAGGCCGCGATCCGGCATCTGCGCGGCGAGCGCGTGCCGGCGCAGATCCTGCTGCCGGTGCAGGTCGTGGATGCGTCCAACTGCGCGCCCTGGGAGCGGCCGCTCGGTGAGCGCGAGTGTCCTCTCTGGGAAGATGTCGTCGCGTCGGTTTGA
- a CDS encoding glutathione S-transferase, with amino-acid sequence MRMRVNPASPFARKVRIVAREAGLPQRPEEIETAVSPVTPNADLAGANPLVKIPALILDDGSTLYDSRVIAEYLASLGSARLFPASGPERWNALRLQSLCDGILDAAVLTRYETAVRPEPLRWNDWIAGQRRKIDGGLGALAHEHGSWNDRFGIGQIAAACVLGYLDFRYPDIDWRASHPGLKTWFARVSERSSVRDTMPPA; translated from the coding sequence ATGCGCATGCGCGTCAACCCGGCCTCGCCCTTTGCCCGCAAGGTACGCATCGTGGCCCGCGAAGCGGGCCTTCCGCAACGCCCGGAGGAGATCGAAACCGCCGTCTCGCCGGTAACGCCGAATGCGGATCTGGCCGGCGCCAACCCATTGGTGAAGATTCCGGCGCTCATCCTCGACGACGGGTCGACTCTGTACGATTCGAGGGTCATCGCGGAGTATCTCGCCTCGCTGGGGAGCGCGCGCCTGTTCCCTGCGTCCGGTCCGGAGCGCTGGAACGCGCTGCGCCTGCAGTCGCTTTGCGACGGCATCCTGGATGCGGCGGTGCTCACGCGCTACGAGACCGCAGTGCGGCCGGAGCCGTTGCGATGGAACGACTGGATCGCGGGCCAGCGGCGCAAGATCGACGGCGGGCTCGGTGCCCTGGCGCATGAGCACGGCTCCTGGAACGACCGGTTCGGTATCGGGCAGATCGCAGCGGCCTGCGTGCTCGGCTACCTCGACTTCCGCTATCCCGATATCGATTGGCGCGCATCGCACCCCGGCCTGAAAACCTGGTTCGCCCGAGTGTCGGAGCGAAGCTCGGTGCGCGATACGATGCCGCCCGCCTAA
- a CDS encoding 3-deoxy-7-phosphoheptulonate synthase, whose protein sequence is MQASITEPIDDLRVREIDELVSPETLFEELPATAAVSATARSARQAIHRALTGADDRMIAVVGPCSIHDQAVALDYARRLAGEAKRLEADLLVVMRVYFEKPRTTVGWKGLINDPALDGTYRVNEGLRLARKLLIDINSLGLPTGQEFLDPITPQYLADLAAWGAIGARTTESQVHRELASGLSCPIGFKNGTDGNVRIAVDAIRAARHPHRFLGVTKAGRSAVVETTGNEDCHLILRGGKEPNYDAASVASACAELAAAGQTPQVMVDASHGNSRKQYQLQVEVMAEVARQVAQAENRIVGAMVESNLVAGRQDLVAGKPLEYGVSITDGCIAWEDTVRVLDMLAGAVRERRLKLAQAD, encoded by the coding sequence ATGCAGGCCTCGATTACCGAGCCGATCGACGATCTGCGCGTGCGCGAGATCGACGAGCTCGTGTCCCCTGAAACGTTGTTCGAAGAGCTTCCGGCCACCGCGGCGGTATCGGCGACGGCGCGCAGTGCCCGCCAGGCCATCCATCGGGCCCTGACCGGGGCGGACGATCGCATGATCGCCGTGGTCGGCCCGTGCTCGATTCACGACCAAGCCGTTGCGCTCGATTACGCCCGCCGCCTGGCGGGCGAGGCAAAGCGGCTCGAAGCCGATCTGCTGGTGGTGATGCGGGTCTATTTCGAGAAGCCACGCACCACGGTCGGCTGGAAGGGCCTCATCAACGACCCGGCGCTGGACGGCACCTACCGCGTGAACGAGGGCCTGCGCCTGGCGCGCAAGCTCCTCATCGACATCAACAGCCTCGGCCTGCCCACCGGCCAGGAATTCCTCGATCCGATCACGCCGCAATACCTGGCCGACCTGGCCGCCTGGGGTGCGATCGGCGCGCGCACCACCGAAAGCCAGGTCCATCGCGAGCTCGCCTCCGGTCTGTCGTGCCCGATCGGCTTCAAGAACGGCACCGACGGCAACGTGCGCATCGCGGTCGACGCCATTCGGGCAGCACGCCATCCGCACCGCTTCCTCGGCGTCACCAAGGCCGGCCGCTCGGCAGTGGTCGAAACCACCGGCAACGAGGACTGCCATCTCATCCTGCGCGGCGGCAAGGAACCGAACTACGACGCCGCATCGGTTGCCTCCGCGTGCGCCGAGCTGGCGGCTGCCGGCCAGACGCCGCAAGTGATGGTCGATGCCAGCCACGGCAACAGCCGCAAGCAATATCAGCTGCAAGTCGAAGTCATGGCCGAAGTCGCGCGCCAGGTGGCGCAAGCGGAAAACCGCATCGTCGGCGCCATGGTCGAATCGAACCTGGTAGCCGGGCGCCAGGATCTGGTCGCGGGCAAGCCGCTGGAATATGGCGTCAGCATCACCGACGGCTGCATCGCCTGGGAGGACACCGTGCGCGTGCTCGACATGCTCGCCGGGGCAGTGCGCGAACGGCGGCTCAAGCTCGCGCAGGCGGACTGA
- a CDS encoding CoA transferase, translated as MKAPLEGIRIVDMTSVVVGPLCTQMLADYGADVIKLEAPPGGDIARTLAGRGVTPLMSGKFVQLNRNKRSLALDLKKPGGKEAVQRLLKTSDVLVWNVRPPAMARLGLAYEDVKAVNPQIIYVGMFGFGQDGRYRNKPAYDSIIQGSAGVAALNHMALGEPRYLPMVMADRSVGLIATQMILLALFHRSRSGEGSAIEIPMFENMAKYVLEEHMYLKTFEPPLGPVGDPRLIDPNARPLKTKDSWVCITANTNAQAFAVFDAIGRPELKDDPRFNSVAARFKNVRDYFAIRAEGLLQKTTAEWVEIFDRLDVPAMPYHTLDSLMQDPHLAEIGFFQMRQHPTEGEIRNMRLPNKTSFSPRAAWQGAPKLGQHSLEVLQEAGLSESEIAALVDNGGVIDGRLDK; from the coding sequence ATGAAGGCACCTCTCGAAGGCATCCGAATCGTCGACATGACCTCGGTTGTGGTCGGCCCCCTGTGCACGCAGATGCTGGCAGACTACGGCGCCGACGTCATCAAGCTCGAGGCCCCGCCCGGCGGCGATATCGCACGCACCCTCGCCGGTCGCGGCGTCACGCCACTCATGTCGGGCAAGTTCGTGCAGCTGAACCGCAACAAGCGCTCGCTCGCGCTGGATTTGAAGAAGCCCGGAGGCAAGGAGGCCGTGCAGCGGCTGCTGAAGACTTCGGATGTGCTGGTGTGGAACGTGCGTCCGCCGGCGATGGCGCGACTGGGCCTGGCGTACGAAGACGTGAAGGCCGTCAATCCGCAGATCATCTATGTCGGCATGTTCGGCTTCGGCCAGGACGGGCGCTATCGCAACAAGCCGGCGTACGACTCGATCATCCAGGGTTCGGCCGGGGTGGCGGCGCTCAACCACATGGCACTGGGCGAACCGCGCTATCTGCCGATGGTGATGGCCGATCGCAGCGTCGGTCTCATCGCCACGCAGATGATCCTGCTCGCGCTGTTTCACCGCAGCCGCAGCGGCGAAGGCTCCGCGATCGAGATCCCGATGTTCGAGAACATGGCCAAGTACGTGCTCGAGGAGCACATGTACCTCAAGACCTTCGAGCCGCCGTTGGGGCCGGTGGGCGATCCGCGCCTGATCGACCCGAACGCCCGGCCGCTCAAGACCAAGGATTCGTGGGTCTGCATCACCGCCAACACCAACGCCCAGGCGTTTGCGGTGTTCGACGCGATCGGCCGCCCGGAACTGAAGGACGATCCGCGCTTCAACAGCGTGGCCGCGCGCTTCAAGAACGTGCGCGACTACTTCGCCATCCGCGCCGAGGGGCTGCTGCAGAAGACCACCGCCGAGTGGGTCGAGATCTTCGATCGTCTCGACGTGCCGGCGATGCCTTACCACACGCTCGACAGCCTCATGCAAGACCCGCATCTGGCGGAAATCGGGTTCTTTCAGATGCGCCAGCATCCGACCGAAGGCGAGATCCGCAACATGCGACTGCCTAACAAGACCTCGTTCAGTCCTCGCGCCGCGTGGCAAGGAGCGCCCAAGCTCGGCCAGCACAGTCTGGAGGTGCTGCAGGAGGCGGGGTTGAGCGAGAGCGAGATCGCGGCGCTGGTCGATAACGGTGGGGTCATCGACGGGCGGCTCGACAAGTAA
- a CDS encoding methyltransferase domain-containing protein translates to MRALALRALISAAVLLHPAAAGGFDAPEPYKPEIGQAGKDVIWVPTPQRAVERMLTLGKVGPDDFLIDLGSGDGRIVIAAAKRYGARGFGVDLNPDMVKLSQHRARQAGVADRARFYVRDIFQTDLTPATVVTLYLLPELNMRLRPKLLELAPGTRIVANAFDMGEWEADEFDAQTASALRLWIVPAQVVGQWAWAEMRNGRTQRVELELNQQFQRVSGWASTGKQRFRIRNARLQGARLRFTLLEEQRPGYGVRYNYTGRVLGDTIEGEVSSSEAVKPLRWLATRRIRPAPGKS, encoded by the coding sequence ATGCGCGCGCTCGCGCTGCGAGCGTTGATTTCCGCCGCGGTGCTGCTGCACCCGGCAGCCGCCGGCGGCTTCGACGCGCCCGAGCCCTACAAGCCGGAAATTGGCCAGGCCGGCAAGGACGTGATCTGGGTCCCGACGCCGCAGCGCGCGGTCGAGCGCATGCTCACGCTGGGGAAAGTCGGGCCGGACGATTTTCTGATCGACCTCGGCTCGGGCGACGGGCGCATCGTGATTGCCGCAGCGAAGCGCTACGGCGCCCGGGGCTTCGGCGTCGATCTCAATCCCGACATGGTGAAGCTTTCGCAGCACCGGGCACGCCAGGCCGGCGTCGCGGATCGGGCCAGGTTCTACGTTCGGGACATTTTCCAGACCGATCTCACGCCGGCGACGGTCGTCACGCTCTATCTGCTGCCGGAGCTCAACATGCGGCTGCGGCCCAAGCTGCTCGAACTTGCGCCCGGTACCCGTATCGTCGCCAACGCCTTCGACATGGGCGAGTGGGAAGCCGACGAGTTCGACGCGCAAACCGCGAGCGCCTTGCGGTTATGGATCGTGCCGGCGCAGGTTGTCGGACAGTGGGCCTGGGCGGAAATGCGCAATGGGCGCACGCAACGCGTCGAGCTCGAACTGAATCAGCAATTCCAGCGCGTCAGCGGATGGGCGAGCACCGGCAAGCAGCGCTTTCGGATCCGCAATGCCCGCTTGCAAGGCGCGCGTTTGCGCTTCACGCTGCTCGAAGAGCAACGGCCCGGCTACGGCGTGCGTTACAACTACACCGGCCGCGTGCTGGGCGATACCATCGAAGGCGAAGTCAGCAGCAGCGAAGCCGTGAAACCGCTGCGCTGGCTCGCAACCCGGCGAATTCGGCCCGCGCCGGGCAAGTCGTGA